Proteins encoded by one window of Acetivibrio thermocellus ATCC 27405:
- a CDS encoding plasmid mobilization protein: MSKEKMFAMRMSQMDYDRIQHKAGQAGMSMTAFITASALGKNITVVDGLDKVLAELKAIGKNLNQLTTLCNMGRITCLDLTEIKSSFGKVFDYLYDRMDRG; the protein is encoded by the coding sequence ATGAGCAAGGAAAAAATGTTTGCCATGCGGATGAGCCAAATGGATTATGACCGCATCCAGCATAAAGCGGGACAGGCGGGCATGAGCATGACAGCCTTTATTACCGCATCGGCTTTAGGCAAAAACATCACAGTGGTGGACGGGCTTGACAAGGTGCTTGCTGAACTAAAAGCCATCGGCAAAAACTTAAACCAGTTGACCACTCTGTGCAATATGGGCAGGATTACCTGCCTTGACCTGACAGAAATCAAATCCTCTTTCGGCAAGGTATTTGATTATCTATATGACCGGATGGACAGAGGCTGA